atccttgtgtgtataacatacaatacatggccaataaagttgattgtattctattctaaaaaagattaattggacacacacacagaaacttttgaatcccagaccggtctgccCCCAAAAAAACCCTTTGTCCGCATTTGACCTGTAACCCTTCAACTTGACTGTGTCTCATTTAATTCAAAACTGCCACAATAGgtgatttagtttgtttttttctccatttgctGCTGTTTCCTGATGGCTGAGAACCACAGTATGTTCTGTGTTAATGACATTCACACAATAAAGGATTTTCTTCAAATACAAAATCTTAAGGTGACTCAAAGGAAACATGAGCTTGTCATTGTTCTTGCTGTGTTGCTTTACCCTGACCTTGTTATTTGCCCACCATCAAAGTTGAGCTGCAGCAGAAGAACCTCCTGAAAACATTGGTCgatattttttgtgtacaaGTGTacagtgggattgaggaggtcttcaaactgatgttttgtacaaagagtttataCTGTAGttgtttctcattttcaaaACTTGTCGCTAGTTTGGCTTTTACATCCGATTTAATCAATGCACTAAAACGTAAATGTAAAGATACTAAAATGACACCATACAACGCAACACACATACAAATTCTCAAGACAATCATCACAACAGGCCTATAAATGACAAGCATACACAGTACACAAAACACATACTACAGAAATACTACAGTCTATCAAGATCTTTTGTCAAGCACTTAGTCCCCTGAGGGCTGTTTTAAAGTACTTTATGAATATAGAAATataaagaaagtaaataaatacaccttTGGTTTTTGCTTTTAGCCAGGAATTTACCTTTATTTCAAACAGGTTTAAATTTATAACATTttcataaatgttatttttcctCCTGCAGGAATTTTTTAATACATTGAAAGTGCTTAAATCAAACCAGGTTGAGCAATGTTagaatttattatcattatttatttttttaaactttatttaaatttgttaAAGACCTTTGTGGATAAGTAAAAACCTTCACAGAAAGTTCTAACGGTGCATTTTGGGGCATGTGCGTGATAGTAAAACATTAATCATATTCTTGATGATTGGAGGTTCTGGGTGGAGGCTGTGTGGGAGTTGATGAGCAAGGACCATCTCCCAGGCATCCACCAGATGAACTTTCATTCCTTTGAACAACGCTCTCAGAGCCTTGTCTTGCTGTAGTGAGAACCAATCACTGTTGGTTAGTGTTTCATATAATGACATCAAAGCTTTAGGGTTTCCAGTTCTTATCACCACTATAGTGTCAGGAGCTCTTGCTAACAATCTCCCTACTGCACTGCGGATGCTCATTAACCGGCGGATGTAGACTTCTACAGGAAAAGTGCTGAAGTGCGACCAGACACTAATACCTACAACAGTAGAAGCTCCTCCACTGACACTATCAAGTTCGTTGACAATGTAATGCAAATGTTGGATTGGGACATTGCCAAATCGAATAGGTGGACCGTGGCACCGGTATGTCACCaggatgttgttttttctgtcctCTGCTTTTAATGGACCACTTTGCTTTGAAGTGTGCAGGTCAATCATCTTGAggtctgaaataaatacaagAAGGTATTTAACTAAAGACAAAGTATTACAAGAGTTTGAGGAGGTGCACTTACCTGGTAGAGCTTTACTGAAGTATTCAAACCACTGCCTCATGGTGGAGTCTCCATACAGGTGAACCACCTTTCCTTTCAGACATTGAACTATGGCTGCAGTGTCAAACTGATGAACTTCAGTAATGCCAAGGGATTTCCACACACCTTTATAATAGAATCCTGAGGGTAGCAATGTTTGACCTAGTACAATATATATCTTATTAGAAGCTAATATAAgcaaagtgatttttaacaggGATTTAATTGGGCATTAAatagatgaaaaaaatatttgcactcaaataactttattattaatgtatttgtactgattttgaagaagaatagttCCAACTTTTACCTTTTATGACCACAAAAATTTAAGGCACGCAAATATAACACATGTTAAATGACCACCAAGCCAAAACATTACTGAAACATTTCACTCCAAGTGAAAAGTAAGAAAATACTCTTGATTaaacacagaacaaacaatttcagatgACCGAAAAGAtagtaaaaatgaaaataaaacaaaaaagctaaATGATGGCTATCCAAAAGGAGGGAAAATACCTAAAACAAATGCATTGAGGATTACTTACCACACCCCCAAATCAAAGATATAacttaaatgaatgtttattgttgttaCAGTACTGTATGTGATAACCCTCAAACATCAGTGATGTTCAGAAGCTATCACAGGcagacacagaaaatgacacctCAGAAACTGAGCATTTTACCAAAAgatagaaaaacaacagaaagataagTTTTCCAAAGCTGGATATGTAGCAAATGGTTATAGACAAAGCGGAAACCTTTTCTCCAACAGCAAACATCACATCTCTTTGAGCCTTGATGCATATATAAGTTCAGAAAAACCTTCAAATGCATGAAACTGATCTTAAAACAGCATACATGGATTCTTCCATCGAGGAAATAATTTACATAGAACAACCCGAGGGGTATAAAGAAGAAACAGAAGCAGGAGAAAAGTCTGTGTACAAATTAAAGACATCCCTGTAGTTTGAAACAATCAGGAATAAATTGGTACAAACTTCAAACAACTTTCAAAGAAACCCAGCTGACCATTGTGtgtacagaaaacaaataatatGTCATCATTTGGGAGGATGACTTGATAAACATTGATATTTTGAACGATTTCGAAacaaatttgaaaacaaaattcaacGCAATTTTTTACGACATCATTTTGAgcaaaaataagttaaaagatATACATGCTGAACATATTGGAAGAATTACGAGATGATCTATTGCAGTCCTATGTCTTCCCCATGTAAGCAAAAACTTGACTACAATTAAACTAGTGAGAATGGTGAACGAAAGTAGTAAATCCTACAGGCCATCATGAGATAGTATGGTAGGTGGTCTGATTTTTTCCATGAACTGCACCAGACCGATCAGTTGAATGGTGAGCACATTTTCCCAGACATTCGCTAAACCTGTGATAGAAATTTAGTGAATGCAAAACATGTTTTGAGATACCTGAAAGGTACATGTGAAAAACAATGAAGACTTGAGCCTGATAGCCTACAGTGATTCTGACTGGGCATCCTCACTTGAGGACAGATGAAGCAATGGGTTATTTCTTTGCCTCAGCCAAACACATGGTCCTGCCATTTATTGAAAATCCAAGAAATAATCCATGCTGGCTCTTTTTCAGTGTAGGGAGTAACAGTAATGTATTAGTTTTTGCtgtaacacagtaatgtaacacTAATACAATTTTGCTAGTATTATACTTGTTACATATCTCAGTAACGTGCGTTACAATGCATTTTAACTTGAGATGTGAAAAACAGCACCAGTAACATGAAGAAACACCTGGACCGGTGCCACGCTAACACCAAGTTGACACAGAGAGACGCAGGCGCGGCGAAGAGAAAGAGTGCAGAGGacaaaagtgcagaaaagagtcagacaaagcagcagaaattaaGTTTCTCTCGGTCTGCCGTGCTACTTGAACCGAGAGAAGTGAGGAGACTGGTGGCAGAGTATGTGGTGGAGGATATACAGCCTCTGTCAACAGTGGAATAGCCAGCTTTTAAAAAGCTTGTCAGCAAAATGGTCACGTTATCTCGTGACTGGTTTGTATTGAGCGCTCatataaaatagtgttacaaTTTTACTGGTCACCAtgttagcagcagtaaaaaacagTGCACTAAAAAAGCCGACAGATATTGTAAATTAACATGCAACATTTAAAAggaaagagaaaacaaaagagaaagagaTTGTGCGTCTTGTCATGTCATAAGTCTATAGGCTACATTATAGATGTTTCTAGCTCTATTGTGTTTCATAGGAATAGGTCTtgactttaaatatttacaatgtCTTTATCATAACTTACCAGACTTTAactttgtctgcttttgtgTTTCTGAAGGTCATTGTTACTTATTGTGCCATGAGCCTGTGCCTATTATATTAAGTTGTTAGTAGGCTACACAGTCATTATGCTATACCACATTACCCTCCACTGGATATATAATCAGCTGCAATAAACTATGTTTTAGCATTTTAGAATGCTAGTCATACTTCTGCggttattttggtgaaagtaactcaaaagtagtgtaactcattacaattcagagacagtaatattgtaatgtaacTCAATACTTTTAAATGACGGTAACTGCTAATATGTAATGTATTACAGTTCAAAAGTAACTTGCCCAACACATGCTCTTTACACATGAGGCTGAATACATCGATTTAACAACAACGAGAGAAGAAAGAATATAGTTTACTCAACTGTTTAATGGCTTTGACAACAAGAGCTTCAGGTGTACAAAACTCCATGATGACAACCAGGATGCTATTGCATTGTGTAGGAAACCTGTAAGCCGAAAGAGATCAAAACACATTAATGTGACAATCATTTTATATGTGAGGCatttaaagaaggaaaaatcAATGTTGTGTACTGTTCATCTGAAAACATGTTTGCTGACATCAATACCAAACCTGCACCCAAAGCAAAGTTCACACACTCATACCTATTATTCCCCAGCCTTCCTCAattttaattgcacctcatacTGTACATTCCCTCACAGCACACACCCACAAGTTATGGTAAGTGGTGTTTACATGCACAAAAGATTGGCCCCATAGCGTGTGACTGGCTGTTGATGTTGATGGGTGTGTCTTGGTGCTAAAAAAAGATCTTTCTActttgtaaaaagaaaagaattacATTGAGTGACTCTGATGTGATTTTCCACTGTGATTTAGAATGTTTCATCATTCAAGGCATGCTAACCTTTTAAAAAGCAGATTTGGtcctattaaaaatgttttgctatTATAATTTGTCAATCATGAGGCAAGGGCATTCTATTAAAGTAAGGCGTGCTGTGGTATTGTTTAaattgattattattcatggtttctttctGTGAGTATTACTATAATTATATGTCTtcatactcaataatcctgttaataaaatatattctcagtcaggccaactttttcAAAGCTATTTTTAGGACAAagacaaacagtttcagaacaattttaacttaatctaaatctaccAACAACACAAGCAAGTAGATAAGCgatgagacaaatcagatataaataactgggacacttttaaaactaaaacacagtttgagcaaaatgcacaaaatctaaatcgtCAACAAACAagaataattctattttaaagattaaatttaatacacattaaacaactcatacaacaaatacctaataaatcaaataaagtaGACACAATAGATGcctaaatgataataatgaatCAATCATTATTCTTGTACTcaatttgttttgctttgaatcagcagtaaatgtcatctttaattaTACCTAAAATTGTTTGAATATTATTTGTaaacatcttctaattaaaataatactgtTAGATTTAAACTTTTGAAATCTGTGCTTTGACCAATAATTTCTGTATGTCTTGATCTTTGATGAGGTCATGTTTGACTCTTACAATCGCAAATGTCTTACGTATCATAACAAAAGATGACATGTCCCAGTCATGTGCGAGCCAAGGGAGAAGAAACACTAAATAACAACATAGAataaaattgctgaaaaaactatttttgtgGCCCAGGAGTGAGATGACCCTGAGGACCACAGCTGTGCATTCGATGAGTGCCTGTTATCCTATTGACTTGTCGAGTACAgagcccgttggaagtatgtattcatatagtgggagcttaagaagagttgtcaattatgtgcataataataacaacatactctgtagcattataaaggtgtagatttgcaggtgcaaagtaaaatagcgtgtgcaatttccctggtttaattctatgagacatgcgcatgataaatgtgttgtttttttagctcatttttatatttttttcgtttggtgtttttttctgtaatgtacagtgcccgtcggaagtatgcattcatgtgggattataagtAACGACAATACCCGTTGCTCGCCTCCCTGGTTCAAGCCTATTCAGCCTCCGCCACAGCCAAACAGTTGTCCTGCAGCTGGATTCAAGTTTCCTACAGCTTATGGTGGTCACAGGAGTGAGCTCGGATATGACTTGGCCCCCCCACAGCAGCACTCAAGCATGTCAAGGTCACAACAACTGCCCGCTGGACGGCCTCAGGGAAATAATTACCTCATCTCAGAGCCAAGTTACCATGGGCCACGCCCAACAATCCCTAACTTCTTAAGTCGAGACTCAAGTGAGTTTGCTCGGCTCAAGATCTCACTGGAGAACCTCTTACCTCAGACTGCAAGCGAGCTGTTTAAGTATCAGGTGTtggtatccacccttcttggattccttagagggagtactggagagtgctccttctggggattccctcgttctgctgggggacttcaacgctcacgttggcagcgacagtgagacctggaggggcgtgattgggaggaacggcccccctgatcggaacccgagcggtgttttgttgttggacttctgtgctcgtcacagattgtccataacaaacaccatgttcaagcataagggtgtcctaatgtgcacttggcaccaggacaccctaggccgcagttcgatgatcgacttcgtagtcgtgtcatcggacttgcggccgcatgtcttggacactcgggtaaagagaggggcggagctgtcaactgatcaccacctggtggtgagttggctccgatggcgggggaggatgccggttagacctggcagacccaaacgtatagtgagggtctgctgggaacgcctggcagagtctcccgtcagaaggagcttcaactcccacctccgggaaaacttcaaccatgtctcggaggaggcgggggacattgagtccgagtgggccatgttccgtgcctctgttgctgaggcggctgatcggtgctgtggtcgcaaggtagtcggtgcctgtcgtggcggcaatacccgaacccgttggtggacaccgggggtgagggatgccgtcaagctgaagaaggagtcctaccgggcctttttggcctgtgggactccggaggcagcagacaggtaccgacgggccaagcgaagtgcagccacggcggtcgccgaggcaaaagcccggacatgggaggagtttggtgaggccatggagaacgacttccggacggcttcgaagagattctggaccactatccggcgcctcaggagggggaagcagtgcaccgtcaacactatgtatggtgcggacggtgcgctgctgacttcgactcgagacgttgtggatcggtggggggaatacttcgaagacctcctcaatcccaccgacacgccttccaatcaggaagcagggcccagggacccgagagtgggctctcctatctctggggctgaggttgccgaggtggttaaaaagctcctcggtggcagggctccaggggtggatgagatccgcccggagttcctcaaggccctggatgttgtggggctgtcatggctgacacgactctgcaacatcgcgtggacatcgggggcagtgcctctggattggcagacaggggtggtggtccccctttttaagaagggggaccggagggtgtgttccaattatagagggatcacacttctcagcctccccggtaaggtctattcaggggtactggagaggagggtccgccggatagttgaacctcggattcaggaggagcaatgtggttttcgtcctggccgtggaactgtggaccagctctacaccctcagcagggtccttgaggggtcatgggaattcgcccaaccagtccacatgtgttttgtggacctggaaaaggcatttgaccgtgtccctcggggattcctgtggggggtcctccgggagtatggggtatcgaacctcctgataggagctgttcgttccctgtatgaccggagtcagagtctggtccgcattgccggcagtaagtcgaaatcgtttccggtgagggttggactccgccagggctgccctttgtcaccgattctgttcataacttttatggacagaatttctaggcgcagtcagggcgttgagggggtccggttcgggggcctcagtattgcatcactgctttttgcagatgatgtggtcctgttggctccaacataccgtgaccttcaactctcactggatcggttcgcagccgagtgtgaagcggccgg
This genomic window from Gouania willdenowi chromosome 6, fGouWil2.1, whole genome shotgun sequence contains:
- the LOC114464806 gene encoding NXPE family member 3-like yields the protein MIVTLMCFDLFRLTGFLHNAIASWLSSWSFVHLKLLLSKPLNSQTLLPSGFYYKGVWKSLGITEVHQFDTAAIVQCLKGKVVHLYGDSTMRQWFEYFSKALPDLKMIDLHTSKQSGPLKAEDRKNNILVTYRCHGPPIRFGNVPIQHLHYIVNELDSVSGGASTVVGISVWSHFSTFPVEVYIRRLMSIRSAVGRLLARAPDTIVVIRTGNPKALMSLYETLTNSDWFSLQQDKALRALFKGMKVHLVDAWEMVLAHQLPHSLHPEPPIIKNMINVLLSRTCPKMHR